One region of Peribacillus simplex genomic DNA includes:
- a CDS encoding S8 family peptidase: MKFKNVSRFTAFVLIFALIISLMVPLNSQAATATPIENVKTIKNGDNLDGKFEKPDVQWYQITPTKEDIQKFSHAEFEVNSDKVLNISVYQDKEKAEKDESNYLVSSYPDEKAVVDFPYAWGGTYYVKVEYFGDTDDEGNPIPDAKNEAEYSINAHSVTLPPSSGDEEMESCSVELSVKDKKTGESMLKTLRVFRDEVLTKSSEGRSLSSLYYKASPFLAIHLAGNKTAREAVYNHLVVIKPLIEDLNENGASSTAVISNKQQEAIKALFNKTADVAPAGLKKEMNSIAKKINLDKLAGERIVDIASKAGIELPASKNIKNKYIVKLKPGKSLSSVQSKVKGKGYGTLSAAPKQQEVLYDDMYVVELNNQAKMSTAALSNIEKLPEVEYIEAVKTYKALSADIQSPYQWSLNNAGGEDGIKGADIDNEKLQNLIKKRNLKDTLVAVVDTGVDDSLADLKDTVRMDLGKNFIDKKENAVDDNGHGTHVSGIIAAKADNGYSMQGINPVAKIMPVKVLDSSGSGDMEKVALGIKYAVDHGAKVINLSLGGEYSRTIEYALKHAAAKNVMVVVASGNDGMEGLSYPASSKYAISVGATNALDLVSDYSNYGSKLDMVAPGTGIPSLVPNGNVTYMDGTSMATPHVAAATALLLSGNPGLKVNEVREILHETSEYVAFEEEDNVDPYEDYEPEDGEIIIPEEELPVGKDLVSGFGRLNAYSALSAVDLQAKVNLVMDTQTKLTGSAKKGSVIEVKNGKKTLGKATAAANGAFTVTIPVQKAEQQLTVNISDSSKLAVSSIKVFVNKGATPNKPTVKALSDKDTYVMGQSQADMKITIKNSAKKVIGSGNTDSKGNFKVKISKQKAGTKLSVTATDLAKRESKAATVTVLDKTAPGAPKVNEVSDKATSVTGKAEIGSIVTVKHNNKNIGTATADKKGNFSIKISKKKAGSVLYASAKDKAGNTGKAAKVTVKDKTAPGAPKVNEVNDKATKVTGKAEIGSTVTVKYNDKNIGTAKADKNGKFSVKISKKKAGSALYVSAKDKAGNTGKAAKVTVKKSK; the protein is encoded by the coding sequence GTGAAATTTAAGAATGTGAGTCGATTTACGGCGTTTGTACTTATTTTTGCACTGATTATCAGCTTGATGGTTCCACTAAATTCTCAAGCTGCAACTGCAACACCTATTGAAAATGTTAAAACGATTAAAAATGGAGACAATTTGGACGGGAAGTTTGAAAAACCGGATGTTCAATGGTATCAAATCACCCCTACAAAAGAAGATATACAAAAATTCTCCCATGCTGAGTTCGAAGTCAATTCGGACAAAGTCTTGAATATTTCCGTATATCAAGATAAAGAAAAAGCAGAAAAAGATGAGAGCAATTATCTTGTCTCTTCTTATCCTGATGAAAAAGCTGTAGTCGATTTCCCATATGCTTGGGGAGGCACATATTACGTTAAAGTTGAATATTTCGGCGATACGGATGATGAGGGAAATCCCATCCCGGATGCTAAAAATGAAGCTGAATACTCCATCAATGCGCATTCAGTGACATTGCCGCCATCTTCTGGGGATGAAGAGATGGAATCGTGTTCAGTTGAACTAAGTGTAAAAGATAAGAAAACGGGAGAATCCATGTTGAAAACACTCCGCGTGTTTAGAGATGAAGTTCTCACGAAGTCATCTGAGGGGCGCTCCCTTTCCTCTTTATACTATAAGGCTTCCCCATTCCTGGCCATTCATCTGGCTGGTAATAAAACGGCCAGGGAAGCTGTCTATAATCACTTAGTCGTCATTAAGCCGCTTATTGAGGATCTTAATGAGAATGGAGCAAGCAGTACGGCAGTCATTAGCAACAAGCAGCAAGAAGCGATTAAAGCATTATTCAATAAGACAGCAGACGTCGCTCCAGCTGGATTGAAAAAAGAAATGAACAGCATAGCAAAGAAAATCAACCTTGATAAGCTTGCAGGTGAGAGAATCGTCGATATCGCAAGCAAAGCAGGAATTGAACTTCCAGCTTCGAAGAATATAAAGAACAAATATATTGTCAAACTTAAACCTGGGAAGTCATTAAGTTCAGTCCAATCCAAGGTAAAAGGAAAAGGATATGGAACATTATCGGCGGCACCTAAGCAACAAGAGGTACTGTATGATGATATGTACGTTGTAGAGTTAAACAATCAAGCTAAAATGAGCACAGCAGCTCTATCGAATATCGAGAAACTTCCAGAAGTGGAATATATCGAAGCGGTAAAAACGTACAAAGCACTTTCAGCCGATATTCAGTCACCGTATCAATGGTCTTTAAATAACGCCGGTGGTGAAGATGGCATAAAGGGAGCGGACATCGATAACGAAAAACTGCAGAACCTTATTAAGAAACGTAATTTAAAGGATACATTAGTAGCGGTTGTCGACACGGGTGTCGATGATTCACTGGCGGATTTGAAAGATACGGTTCGCATGGACTTAGGTAAGAATTTCATCGATAAGAAAGAAAATGCCGTTGATGACAATGGTCATGGTACACATGTATCCGGAATTATCGCTGCCAAAGCGGATAATGGGTACTCGATGCAAGGAATCAATCCAGTAGCTAAAATCATGCCTGTAAAGGTCTTGGATTCTTCAGGATCTGGAGACATGGAGAAAGTTGCATTAGGCATTAAATATGCCGTGGATCATGGAGCAAAGGTCATAAACCTTAGCTTGGGCGGAGAATATAGCAGAACGATTGAATATGCCTTGAAACATGCCGCTGCCAAGAATGTAATGGTTGTCGTAGCAAGCGGTAATGATGGGATGGAGGGTCTATCTTATCCTGCATCATCTAAATACGCCATATCCGTCGGTGCAACCAATGCCCTTGATTTAGTATCCGATTATTCCAATTATGGATCGAAATTGGACATGGTCGCTCCAGGGACAGGCATCCCGAGCCTTGTACCTAATGGAAATGTTACCTACATGGACGGTACATCAATGGCAACTCCCCATGTTGCGGCAGCTACAGCCTTGTTATTATCCGGAAACCCTGGGTTGAAAGTGAATGAGGTAAGGGAAATCCTTCATGAGACATCGGAATATGTTGCTTTTGAAGAAGAAGATAATGTAGACCCTTATGAGGACTATGAACCAGAAGATGGAGAAATCATAATACCAGAAGAAGAACTGCCTGTCGGAAAAGATTTAGTATCAGGATTTGGTAGACTGAATGCATATAGTGCACTTAGTGCAGTGGATTTACAAGCAAAAGTCAACCTTGTAATGGATACGCAAACAAAACTGACTGGTTCAGCTAAAAAAGGTTCGGTAATCGAAGTGAAAAACGGGAAGAAAACGCTCGGTAAAGCAACGGCTGCAGCTAACGGAGCGTTCACCGTTACTATTCCGGTCCAAAAAGCTGAGCAGCAGCTTACTGTGAATATCTCTGATTCTTCCAAACTAGCCGTATCTTCAATCAAAGTATTCGTGAATAAGGGTGCAACCCCTAACAAGCCAACTGTTAAAGCTCTAAGTGACAAAGATACGTATGTAATGGGTCAATCACAAGCGGACATGAAAATCACGATTAAAAATAGCGCAAAAAAAGTGATTGGTTCAGGTAACACGGACAGCAAAGGGAATTTCAAAGTGAAAATCAGCAAGCAAAAGGCTGGCACTAAACTTTCAGTCACAGCTACAGACTTAGCAAAACGTGAAAGCAAGGCGGCAACCGTGACTGTTCTCGATAAAACAGCTCCAGGTGCGCCAAAAGTGAATGAAGTAAGCGATAAAGCTACCTCAGTAACAGGTAAAGCGGAAATCGGTTCAATCGTAACCGTGAAGCACAACAATAAAAACATCGGAACGGCAACAGCTGATAAAAAGGGGAACTTCTCCATTAAAATCAGCAAGAAAAAAGCAGGGTCCGTATTATATGCCTCTGCAAAAGACAAAGCGGGCAATACAGGAAAAGCAGCAAAAGTAACGGTTAAAGATAAAACCGCTCCAGGTGCACCGAAAGTGAATGAAGTAAACGACAAAGCAACAAAAGTAACAGGTAAAGCGGAAATCGGTTCAACCGTAACCGTGAAGTACAATGATAAAAACATC
- the leuS gene encoding leucine--tRNA ligase — protein MSFDHRSIETKWQQYWEGNKTFKTGEESGKRKFYALDMFPYPSGAGLHVGHPEGYTASDILARMKRAQGYNVLHPIGWDAFGLPAEQYAIDTGNDPAEFTEHNINTFRRQIKALGFSYDWDREINTTDPDYYKWTQWIFLKLYEKGLAYIDEVAVNWCPALGTVLANEEVIDGKSERGGHPVERRPMKQWMLRITAYADRLIDDLNDVDWPENIKDMQRNWIGRSEGAEVTFNIDGFDDTFTVFTTRPDTLFGATYAVLAPEHPFVDKITTADQRKAVDAYLDEVKHKSDLERTDLAKDKSGVFTGAYAINPVNGEKMPIWIADYVLISYGTGAIMAVPAHDERDYEFAVKFELPIKEVVAGGDVTSAAYTGDGLHVNSEFLDGLNKEEGISTMIKWLEEKEIGTKKITYRLRDWLFSRQRYWGEPIPIIHWEDGTMSAVKEEELPLILPKATDIKPSGTGESPLANITEWVNVTDENGRKGRRETNTMPQWAGSSWYFLRYIDPDNKEALADPEKLKEWMPVDIYIGGAEHAVLHLLYARFWHKFLYDIGVVPTKEPFQNLFNQGMILGENNEKMSKSKGNVVNPDDIVESHGADTLRMYEMFMGPLDASIAWSTNGLDGSRRFLDRIWRLLVNEDNTITDKVTETDDTGKLEKVYHQTVKKVTENYEELKFNTAISQLMVFINDAYKADSLPKVYIEGFVKLLAPVAPHIAEELWSKLGHSESITYGTWPAFDEAKLVDNEVEIVIQINGKVKAKLMVPTDTTKEKLEEIAMGDNSIKEQIDGKTIRKVIAVPGKLVNIVAN, from the coding sequence ATGAGTTTTGACCATAGAAGCATAGAAACGAAATGGCAGCAGTATTGGGAAGGCAACAAGACATTCAAAACGGGTGAAGAAAGCGGCAAACGCAAATTCTACGCGCTGGATATGTTCCCATATCCTTCAGGGGCCGGTCTTCATGTGGGTCACCCGGAAGGTTATACGGCAAGCGACATCCTGGCACGGATGAAACGGGCGCAGGGGTATAATGTTTTGCATCCGATCGGCTGGGACGCTTTTGGACTTCCGGCAGAGCAATATGCGATCGATACGGGAAATGATCCAGCTGAATTCACGGAGCACAACATCAACACGTTCCGCCGCCAAATCAAAGCCCTTGGTTTTTCTTATGACTGGGATCGTGAAATTAACACGACAGACCCTGACTATTACAAATGGACGCAATGGATCTTCTTGAAATTATATGAAAAGGGCCTTGCATATATTGATGAAGTGGCCGTTAACTGGTGTCCAGCCCTTGGCACGGTATTGGCGAACGAAGAAGTCATCGATGGAAAAAGTGAGCGTGGGGGCCATCCGGTTGAGCGCCGCCCTATGAAACAGTGGATGCTTCGAATCACGGCTTATGCGGACCGCTTAATCGACGATTTGAATGATGTCGATTGGCCGGAAAACATCAAGGATATGCAACGTAACTGGATTGGCCGTTCCGAGGGCGCGGAGGTTACATTCAATATCGATGGCTTTGATGATACATTCACGGTGTTCACGACTCGTCCAGATACGTTATTCGGTGCAACATATGCCGTATTGGCACCTGAACATCCATTTGTCGATAAAATTACGACGGCTGATCAAAGGAAAGCAGTTGACGCATATTTAGATGAAGTGAAACATAAAAGCGACCTGGAAAGAACAGACTTGGCAAAGGATAAGTCAGGCGTGTTTACGGGGGCTTATGCCATTAATCCGGTAAACGGCGAAAAAATGCCGATCTGGATTGCTGATTACGTGTTGATCAGCTACGGAACAGGTGCGATCATGGCCGTTCCTGCACATGATGAGCGTGATTATGAATTTGCAGTCAAGTTCGAATTGCCGATCAAGGAAGTCGTAGCTGGCGGAGATGTGACAAGTGCAGCGTATACAGGCGATGGACTTCATGTGAATTCGGAATTCCTTGATGGCTTGAATAAAGAAGAAGGCATTTCAACCATGATCAAATGGCTGGAAGAAAAAGAAATCGGTACGAAGAAAATAACATACCGTCTTCGCGACTGGTTATTCAGCCGTCAGCGTTACTGGGGTGAACCGATTCCAATCATACATTGGGAAGACGGCACGATGTCTGCAGTGAAGGAAGAAGAACTTCCATTGATTTTACCGAAAGCGACAGACATCAAGCCTTCAGGTACAGGCGAATCACCTCTTGCAAACATTACGGAATGGGTGAACGTAACGGATGAAAACGGACGAAAAGGGCGCCGTGAGACAAACACCATGCCACAATGGGCAGGCAGCAGCTGGTACTTCCTTCGTTATATCGATCCGGACAACAAGGAGGCACTTGCAGATCCTGAAAAATTAAAAGAATGGATGCCGGTCGACATTTATATTGGCGGCGCTGAGCATGCGGTGCTTCACTTGCTTTACGCTCGTTTCTGGCATAAATTCCTGTACGATATCGGTGTCGTGCCAACGAAGGAACCTTTCCAAAACCTATTTAACCAAGGAATGATCCTTGGCGAGAATAATGAAAAAATGAGTAAATCCAAAGGGAATGTCGTGAACCCGGATGATATCGTTGAAAGCCATGGTGCCGATACACTTCGAATGTACGAAATGTTCATGGGACCATTGGATGCTTCGATTGCCTGGTCTACAAACGGATTGGACGGATCCCGCAGATTCCTTGACCGTATCTGGCGTTTATTGGTCAACGAAGACAATACGATCACAGATAAGGTGACCGAAACGGATGACACGGGCAAGCTTGAAAAAGTCTATCATCAAACGGTTAAAAAAGTGACCGAGAACTATGAAGAATTGAAATTCAATACGGCGATTTCACAATTGATGGTATTCATTAATGATGCCTATAAAGCGGATTCGCTTCCTAAGGTATATATCGAAGGCTTCGTCAAATTGCTTGCACCAGTTGCACCGCATATCGCCGAGGAGCTTTGGTCAAAACTAGGTCACTCCGAGAGCATCACATACGGAACATGGCCTGCGTTCGACGAAGCGAAGTTAGTGGATAACGAAGTCGAAATCGTCATCCAAATCAATGGAAAAGTCAAAGCGAAATTAATGGTGCCGACTGACACTACAAAAGAAAAACTGGAAGAAATTGCAATGGGGGATAACTCCATCAAAGAACAAATCGATGGGAAAACCATCCGCAAAGTTATTGCCGTACCAGGCAAATTAGTCAATATCGTCGCAAACTAA
- a CDS encoding DUF2524 family protein, with protein sequence MATRQSVDHFLEQCEGALHFAEFEFNEASRQEHYDDEQFQNSQRYIEEALTDMERLYASSNAQQRDMLSRMRQQLNELKNEMILLRH encoded by the coding sequence ATGGCAACCAGACAATCCGTCGATCATTTTTTAGAGCAATGTGAAGGGGCTCTCCATTTTGCAGAGTTTGAATTTAACGAGGCCTCTCGGCAGGAGCATTATGATGATGAACAATTTCAAAATTCGCAAAGGTATATCGAAGAGGCTTTGACTGATATGGAACGATTGTATGCCAGTTCGAATGCCCAACAACGGGATATGCTTTCGCGGATGCGGCAGCAATTGAATGAATTGAAAAATGAAATGATATTACTGCGACATTAA
- a CDS encoding SMI1/KNR4 family protein, whose amino-acid sequence MTGQVEEAINQMKKKLAENNQVIEVNEDGFIYKATCTFNSPASDEQIHSFEKKTGLLLPDDYKEFLKITNGCRLFDSVESGQGNDLYSLDDIVNYTYESSYEGCFKVACIYQDNIVIDGEAVAKGDKDYLMVKGHIDDFEEGEKLHMGFAEWIERFISHQGEKFWDKG is encoded by the coding sequence ATGACCGGTCAAGTTGAAGAAGCGATTAATCAAATGAAAAAGAAATTAGCCGAAAATAATCAGGTCATTGAAGTAAATGAGGATGGGTTCATATACAAAGCCACTTGCACCTTCAATTCACCTGCTTCGGATGAACAAATTCATTCCTTTGAAAAGAAAACCGGATTGCTTCTGCCCGATGATTATAAAGAGTTTTTGAAAATAACGAATGGATGCCGTCTGTTCGATAGCGTAGAATCTGGTCAGGGAAATGATTTGTATAGCCTGGATGATATTGTTAATTACACATATGAAAGTTCTTACGAAGGATGCTTTAAAGTGGCCTGCATTTATCAAGATAATATCGTGATCGATGGGGAGGCCGTCGCAAAAGGTGATAAGGATTATTTAATGGTAAAAGGCCATATCGATGATTTTGAAGAAGGCGAGAAACTCCATATGGGCTTTGCCGAATGGATCGAGCGGTTTATTTCCCATCAAGGGGAGAAGTTTTGGGATAAAGGATGA
- a CDS encoding TIGR01212 family radical SAM protein (This family includes YhcC from E. coli K-12, an uncharacterized radical SAM protein.) produces MNQANPFIYATDNKRYHTWNYHLRNHFGHKVFKVALDGGFDCPNRDGTVAHGGCTFCSASGSGDFAGSRVEPLDVQFKQISERMHHKWKDGKYMAYFQAFTNTHAPVAELREKYESVLTQEGVVGLSIATRPDCLPDDVVEYLAELNERTYLWVELGLQTVHEKTATMINRAHDFDCYKEGVDKLRKHGISVCSHIINGLPQEDYDMMMETAREVAKLDVQGIKIHLLHLLKGTPMVKQYEKGLLEFLDRDDYVSLVCDQLEIIPPEMIVHRITGDGPIDLMIGPMWSVNKWDVLNAIDAELQRRNSWQGKNHHTEVQSDEA; encoded by the coding sequence TTGAATCAAGCAAACCCGTTTATATATGCAACGGATAACAAACGATATCATACATGGAATTACCACTTGAGAAATCATTTTGGACATAAGGTTTTTAAAGTTGCCCTTGATGGCGGTTTTGACTGTCCGAACCGTGATGGGACAGTCGCACATGGAGGCTGTACCTTCTGCAGTGCCTCAGGCTCGGGTGACTTTGCGGGCAGCAGGGTTGAACCGCTCGACGTCCAGTTCAAGCAAATCAGCGAACGTATGCATCATAAATGGAAAGACGGTAAGTATATGGCCTATTTCCAAGCGTTCACGAATACGCATGCACCTGTGGCAGAGCTTCGCGAGAAATATGAAAGTGTATTGACCCAGGAAGGTGTCGTCGGACTCTCCATTGCAACGCGTCCGGATTGCCTTCCGGATGATGTAGTCGAGTATTTAGCGGAATTGAACGAACGCACTTATCTATGGGTTGAACTTGGTCTTCAAACGGTTCATGAAAAGACCGCGACGATGATCAACCGTGCCCATGACTTCGATTGCTACAAAGAAGGGGTCGATAAACTGCGCAAACACGGCATCAGCGTATGCTCCCATATCATCAATGGCCTTCCTCAGGAAGATTACGACATGATGATGGAAACAGCCCGGGAAGTCGCCAAACTTGATGTGCAGGGCATAAAGATCCATTTACTTCATCTATTAAAAGGGACCCCTATGGTCAAACAATATGAAAAAGGCCTGCTTGAATTCCTTGACCGTGACGATTATGTCAGCCTGGTATGTGATCAACTGGAAATAATCCCTCCGGAAATGATCGTTCACCGCATAACGGGAGACGGCCCAATCGATTTGATGATCGGGCCAATGTGGAGCGTCAATAAATGGGATGTGTTGAATGCCATTGATGCCGAATTGCAACGCCGCAACAGCTGGCAGGGGAAAAATCATCATACGGAGGTACAATCAGATGAAGCTTGA
- a CDS encoding class I SAM-dependent methyltransferase — translation MKLDRILPFARILLEKAVKPGDITIDGTMGNGFDTVFLAGLTGENGHVYSFDIQKEALQITAAKLMSENLQEHCTLIHDGHEQLSKYIRKEHSGKITGAIFNLGYLPGGDKSIITQADTTISAIEQLFEMLAPEGIIILVIYHGHPGGSAERDALMDYVQDFPQQKAHILKYGFINQANNPPFIVAIEKR, via the coding sequence ATGAAGCTTGACCGAATTTTGCCATTCGCCAGGATCCTGCTTGAAAAAGCGGTCAAGCCCGGGGATATTACCATTGATGGCACGATGGGCAACGGTTTTGATACTGTCTTCCTGGCAGGACTAACCGGAGAAAACGGACATGTCTATAGTTTTGACATTCAGAAAGAAGCGCTCCAAATCACAGCGGCCAAACTGATGTCCGAGAATTTACAGGAACACTGCACCCTCATTCATGATGGGCATGAACAACTCAGCAAATACATCAGAAAAGAACATTCCGGAAAGATCACAGGTGCCATATTCAACCTAGGCTACCTTCCTGGCGGTGACAAATCAATCATCACCCAAGCAGATACGACGATATCAGCTATTGAACAGCTGTTCGAGATGCTTGCACCTGAAGGCATCATCATCCTCGTCATTTACCATGGACATCCAGGAGGATCGGCTGAACGGGATGCATTGATGGATTATGTACAGGACTTCCCTCAACAAAAAGCGCATATCCTGAAATACGGCTTCATCAACCAAGCCAACAATCCGCCATTCATTGTAGCGATTGAAAAGAGATGA
- a CDS encoding alpha/beta hydrolase gives MWKWETEGDAKGVIVIIHGAMEHHGRYKWLTQMWLSAGYHVVMGDLPGQGMTTRAYRGHIDSFDEYLDEVKSWIEEAYEYSLPVFLLGHSMGGLISIRLLQEEEWDIAGVILSSPCLGLVTKPRKFLTTISHGLNIMMPQLRVDSGLTPEMATRSAEIRESDRNDTLYITKVSIRWYRELAQAMKDAFEEIPEFQDVPLLVMQGGDDRIVNKKAVREWFNYNLASEKQYKEWPKLYHEIFNEPERDDVFQYALSFVENRLKILGYVV, from the coding sequence ATGTGGAAATGGGAGACAGAAGGAGACGCAAAAGGCGTCATTGTCATCATTCATGGGGCGATGGAACATCACGGCCGTTATAAGTGGCTAACACAAATGTGGCTTTCAGCTGGATACCATGTCGTCATGGGCGACCTTCCTGGGCAGGGTATGACAACTCGCGCCTACCGGGGACATATCGATTCCTTTGATGAATATTTAGACGAAGTGAAAAGCTGGATAGAAGAGGCTTACGAATATTCGTTGCCGGTCTTTTTACTTGGACATAGCATGGGCGGTTTGATTTCGATACGCCTTCTTCAGGAAGAGGAATGGGACATTGCAGGGGTGATTCTTTCTTCTCCATGTTTAGGCCTCGTGACGAAGCCGCGGAAGTTCCTGACAACCATCTCGCATGGTTTGAACATCATGATGCCTCAGTTAAGGGTAGATTCCGGATTGACACCTGAAATGGCGACGAGAAGTGCGGAAATTCGTGAATCCGATAGAAACGATACATTATATATCACGAAGGTTTCGATTCGCTGGTATCGCGAGCTTGCACAGGCGATGAAGGATGCTTTTGAAGAGATTCCCGAATTTCAGGATGTGCCGCTTTTGGTCATGCAGGGCGGAGATGACCGAATCGTGAATAAGAAGGCGGTTCGTGAGTGGTTTAATTATAACCTGGCCAGTGAAAAGCAATATAAAGAATGGCCGAAGCTTTATCATGAAATCTTCAACGAACCGGAGCGTGATGATGTATTCCAATATGCGCTGAGTTTTGTTGAAAATCGTTTAAAGATATTAGGGTATGTCGTTTGA
- a CDS encoding gamma carbonic anhydrase has protein sequence MIYPFKGKEPDIAESAYIAENAVVTGDVKIGEESSIWFNSVIRGDVSPTIIGNKVSIQDNSVLHQSPNNPLIIEDEVTIGHQVILHSCKIRKGALIGMGSIVLDAAEIGEGAFIGAGSLVPQGKVIPPNMLAFGRPAKVIREINEEDRQDMERIVREYAEKGQYYKTAERIK, from the coding sequence ATTATTTATCCGTTTAAAGGTAAAGAACCTGATATCGCTGAAAGCGCTTATATTGCTGAAAATGCTGTTGTGACAGGTGATGTGAAAATTGGTGAAGAATCGTCAATTTGGTTCAATTCCGTCATACGCGGCGATGTATCCCCAACCATCATTGGGAACAAAGTCAGTATACAGGATAACAGCGTTCTGCACCAAAGCCCAAATAATCCATTGATCATCGAGGATGAAGTAACCATTGGCCATCAGGTCATTTTACATAGCTGTAAAATCCGAAAAGGAGCTTTGATCGGCATGGGCTCGATTGTGCTTGATGCAGCGGAAATCGGCGAAGGGGCTTTTATAGGTGCAGGCAGTCTCGTTCCCCAAGGCAAAGTCATTCCACCGAACATGTTGGCATTCGGACGCCCAGCTAAGGTCATTCGTGAAATCAACGAAGAAGACCGTCAGGATATGGAACGTATCGTACGCGAATATGCTGAAAAAGGGCAATACTACAAAACGGCAGAACGTATAAAATAA
- the metK gene encoding methionine adenosyltransferase — translation MMSKKRLFTSESVTEGHPDKICDQISDSILDAILAKDANARVACETSVTTGLVLVAGEITTSAYVDIPRIVRDTIAGIGYTRAKYGFDAETCAVLSSIDEQSADIAAGVDKALEAREGHMSEEEIDAIGAGDQGLMFGFACNETEELMPLPISLAHKLSFRLAQVRKDETLAYLRPDGKTQVTVEYDENNRPVRVDTIVISTQHDAEITLEQIQADLKEHVIKAVVPAELIDAETKYFINPTGRFVIGGPQGDAGLTGRKIIVDTYGGYARHGGGAFSGKDATKVDRSAAYAARYVAKNIVAAGLADKAEVQLAYAIGVAEPVSISIDTFGTGTVSEEVLVDLVRANFDLRPAGIIKMLDLRRPIYKQTAAYGHFGRTDVDLPWERTDKAETLKAQA, via the coding sequence ATGATGTCAAAGAAACGTCTATTTACTTCTGAATCTGTTACAGAGGGCCATCCGGACAAGATTTGTGATCAGATTTCAGATTCCATTTTAGATGCTATCCTTGCTAAGGATGCAAATGCACGTGTTGCGTGCGAAACAAGTGTAACAACAGGTCTTGTACTTGTTGCTGGAGAAATTACAACATCCGCTTACGTGGATATTCCGCGTATCGTTCGTGATACGATTGCAGGAATTGGCTACACACGTGCGAAATACGGTTTCGATGCTGAAACTTGTGCTGTATTGAGTTCAATTGATGAGCAGTCTGCAGATATCGCAGCTGGTGTCGATAAAGCATTGGAAGCTCGTGAAGGACACATGTCAGAGGAAGAAATCGATGCAATCGGTGCAGGGGACCAAGGTCTTATGTTCGGATTTGCCTGTAATGAAACTGAAGAGCTTATGCCGCTTCCGATCTCATTGGCACATAAACTTTCATTCCGCCTGGCTCAAGTTCGTAAAGATGAAACGCTTGCTTACTTACGCCCTGATGGTAAAACACAGGTAACTGTGGAGTATGATGAGAATAACCGTCCTGTACGTGTTGATACGATCGTTATCTCTACACAGCATGATGCAGAAATTACGCTTGAACAAATTCAAGCAGATTTAAAAGAACATGTGATCAAAGCAGTTGTTCCAGCTGAATTGATCGATGCTGAAACTAAGTACTTCATCAACCCGACTGGCCGTTTCGTAATTGGTGGACCTCAAGGGGATGCTGGTCTTACTGGACGTAAAATCATCGTTGATACGTATGGCGGATACGCTCGTCACGGCGGCGGTGCATTCTCTGGTAAGGATGCTACTAAAGTTGACCGTTCTGCGGCATATGCTGCTCGTTACGTTGCGAAAAACATCGTGGCAGCTGGCCTTGCTGACAAAGCGGAAGTTCAATTGGCATACGCAATTGGTGTGGCAGAGCCTGTATCGATCTCGATTGATACGTTCGGAACTGGTACTGTTAGCGAAGAAGTCCTTGTTGACCTAGTTCGCGCTAACTTCGACCTTCGTCCAGCCGGTATCATCAAAATGCTTGATCTTCGTCGCCCTATTTACAAACAAACAGCTGCATACGGACACTTTGGCCGTACAGATGTCGATCTTCCATGGGAACGCACAGATAAAGCAGAAACATTAAAAGCACAAGCATAA